The segment GAGTTGCTGGCATTTTATTCAAGGGTTAGTCAGAATGTGTTAAGGATAAGGTCAGGCATCGACGGCCATCGCTTCTTCTACAGGAACGATCAGGCTGGCGTGATTGCCTTTTGGCCCCTGATGCACATCAAACTGGACTTGCTGTCCGGCTTTCAGCGTTCTGTAACCGTCCATCTGAATGGTTGAGTAGTGTGCGAAGATATCCTCGCCGCCACTGACCGGACAGATAAAGCCGAAGCCTTTGGCATTATTGAACCATTTAACAGTACCCGTCTCCATGCTTCTACATCCCTCGCAAGACATTCAATTGAGTGGGGTGGTGAGGCAGATAGCCTCAAAGCTGGTTAAAACGCATCCAGCTTATGCCTGTACTGTAGATAAATGGCTTAATGCGTCAAGCATCGGGGACGTTATGACGGCAACAAAATCATCAAAATATGAGGCAGTTAACGCTATTGACGATTTTGTGATGAAGGTCGCTAAGCACTATTTTGCGACAAAAACGCATCGGGCCGGGGCAAAATTCTGAGTGTGTTAAACTTACTCTGAATGATGCCGGGCTGGCGTGAGCAGACAACGTTTACAAACCGGGTACGTATGGGAAAGACTAACGACTGGCTTAATTTTGAACAGCTTGCAGATGACAAATTGCGTGAAGGCCTCAAGCCACCTTCGATGTATAAAGTTATTTTAAACAATGACGATTATACACCTATGGAATTTGTTATTGACGTACTGCAAAAGTTCTTTTCTTATGATGTAGAACGTGCAACGCAACTGATGCTTACGGTTCACTATCAGGGAAAGGCGATCTGCGGTGTTTTTACTGCTGAAGTGGCAGAAACCAAGGTCGCTCATATCAATAAGTACGCCAGGGAGAATGAGCATCCGTTGCTGTGTACGCTGGAAAAAGCCTGAATAAGGCGATCTATTGGGGGAGGTGCCTATGCTCAATCAAGAACTGGAACTCAGTTTAAACATGGCTTTCGCCAGAGCGCGCGAGCACCGTCACGAGTTTATGACCGTCGAGCATTTGTTACTGGCGCTGCTCAGTAACCCGTCGGCCAGAGAGGCACTGGAAGCCTGTACGGTAGATATTGTGGCTCTCCGGCAGGAGCTTGAAGCCTTCATCGAACAAACCACCCCGGTCTTGCCGGTCAGCGAAGAAGAACGTGATACCCAGCCTACGCTGAGCTTCCAGCGTGTACTGCAACGGGCGGTTTTTCACGTCCAGTCATCCGGCCGCAGCGAAGTGGCGGGGGCAAACGTACTGGTCGCTATTTTCAGCGAGCAGGAATCCCAGGCTGCCTATCTGCTGCGTAAGCATGAGGTCAGCCGCCTTGACGTGGTTAATTTCATTTCACACGGTACGCGCAAAGACGAACCTGGCCAGGCGCCGGGTGCGGAAAATCCCGTTAACGAAGAGCAGGCAGGGGGGGAGGAACGTATGGAGAACTTCACCACCAATCTTAACCAGCTTGCTCGCGTCGGCGGAATCGATCCGCTGATTGGACGCGATAAAGAGCTGGAGCGTACCGTTCAGGT is part of the Erwinia sp. HDF1-3R genome and harbors:
- the cspD gene encoding cold shock-like protein CspD, with the translated sequence METGTVKWFNNAKGFGFICPVSGGEDIFAHYSTIQMDGYRTLKAGQQVQFDVHQGPKGNHASLIVPVEEAMAVDA
- the clpS gene encoding ATP-dependent Clp protease adapter ClpS codes for the protein MGKTNDWLNFEQLADDKLREGLKPPSMYKVILNNDDYTPMEFVIDVLQKFFSYDVERATQLMLTVHYQGKAICGVFTAEVAETKVAHINKYARENEHPLLCTLEKA